A genome region from Neptunomonas japonica JAMM 1380 includes the following:
- a CDS encoding RNA polymerase sigma factor FliA — MYNPLEISSSHELIEQYAPLVKRIAYHLMGRLPASVVVDDLIQSGMIGLLEAAKKYDAAKGASFETYAGIRIRGSIIDEVRRGDWTPRSVHRNSRRITQAMQTLGASLGRDATDIEIATEMGISVVDYHDLLKDSVESRLFSFEEMTSSDGDSPGEQLPGVEPSPVAHTEKNAFKLALANAIDSLPEREKLVLALYYDEELNLKEIGEVLGVSESRVSQIHSQAAHRLRGRLREWQ; from the coding sequence ATGTATAACCCGCTAGAAATTTCGTCAAGTCATGAGCTCATTGAGCAATATGCACCGCTTGTAAAACGTATCGCCTATCATTTGATGGGGCGTCTTCCCGCAAGTGTTGTTGTGGATGATCTAATACAATCGGGTATGATCGGTCTATTAGAAGCTGCAAAAAAATATGATGCCGCCAAGGGGGCCAGTTTCGAAACCTATGCAGGTATTCGTATACGTGGTTCTATTATTGATGAGGTACGTAGAGGCGACTGGACTCCTCGTTCAGTTCATCGTAACAGCCGTCGTATTACTCAGGCTATGCAAACGTTAGGAGCATCGTTAGGACGAGACGCAACGGATATTGAAATTGCGACTGAGATGGGTATTAGTGTTGTAGATTATCATGACCTACTTAAAGACTCAGTAGAAAGCCGCTTGTTTAGCTTTGAAGAGATGACAAGCTCTGATGGAGACAGTCCAGGAGAGCAGTTGCCAGGTGTCGAGCCCAGCCCCGTAGCCCACACTGAAAAAAATGCTTTTAAACTAGCTTTGGCAAATGCTATAGATTCTTTACCCGAACGCGAAAAACTAGTCCTAGCACTTTATTATGATGAAGAACTGAACCTGAAAGAGATAGGTGAAGTTTTAGGTGTTAGCGAATCACGAGTGAGCCAAATTCATAGTCAAGCAGCCCATCGACTTCGTGGTCGATTAAGAGAATGGCAATAA
- the cheY gene encoding chemotaxis response regulator CheY, with protein sequence MKKDIKILVVDDFSTMRRIIKNLLRDLGFNNVIEADDGKTALPILQQGGVQFLVTDWNMPGMTGIDLVRAVRADPKLAGMPILMVTAEAKREQIIAAAQAGVNGYVIKPFTAAVLKEKIDKIFQRIGS encoded by the coding sequence TTGAAAAAAGACATCAAGATTCTAGTGGTGGACGACTTTTCTACCATGAGACGTATTATAAAAAACCTACTCCGTGATCTTGGATTTAATAATGTCATTGAAGCGGATGACGGCAAAACGGCATTGCCGATTTTGCAACAAGGTGGTGTGCAGTTTCTTGTGACTGACTGGAATATGCCTGGTATGACTGGTATTGATCTTGTCCGGGCAGTACGTGCTGATCCAAAGTTGGCAGGTATGCCTATCTTGATGGTTACGGCAGAGGCTAAGCGAGAGCAAATTATTGCTGCTGCTCAAGCAGGGGTTAATGGCTACGTTATTAAGCCATTTACGGCAGCTGTCTTGAAAGAAAAGATAGACAAGATTTTCCAACGTATCGGAAGTTAA
- the flhF gene encoding flagellar biosynthesis protein FlhF has product MKVKRIFAPDMRQAMRRAREEIGPDAVIVSNHRVAGGVEVVAAHEHEFEAAQAEFKRDYEKKKRKDEQVRILTADKSRQGLDDELKKARLRIAEANDQVEKEPLYQAEGKRNLQVEQDEEDDLQTILESLKNRQEARKATFLDDLDEEDVPSIDVERAPVILQKENAAIERMQQEIQQLKSLLEQQVQVPSRKIWVEEAVQRKPVAPLDVSEKLVKRFEKIGLTSTLITQLTRGLEADLEIAKAWRVTLSKLTDAVPVMSEDYIDRGGMIAFVGPTGVGKTTSIGKLAARYVLQHGSASLALVTTDTYRIAAHEQLRTFGRILDVPVRVVDENNPLEDVLLSLRGKRLVLIDTAGMSHHEGPSEAQKEMLTSVSVRLKKLLVLSCSSQRQVLEDAYDNYQSIGLNGCVLSKLDESGSLGEALSLVVEKSLPIAYVTDGQKVPDDIEVAQRNDLVSRAVITAQKTLERERERALSSTGGSSELSSAG; this is encoded by the coding sequence ATGAAAGTGAAACGTATCTTTGCCCCCGATATGCGTCAAGCTATGCGGCGTGCTAGAGAGGAGATTGGGCCCGATGCGGTTATTGTGTCAAATCATCGGGTGGCTGGTGGTGTCGAGGTTGTTGCTGCGCATGAGCATGAGTTTGAAGCAGCTCAGGCAGAGTTTAAGCGAGACTACGAGAAGAAGAAGCGCAAGGATGAGCAGGTACGTATTCTTACGGCAGATAAAAGTAGGCAAGGCTTGGATGATGAGCTAAAAAAAGCGCGCTTGCGTATTGCAGAAGCAAACGATCAAGTGGAAAAAGAACCTCTTTATCAGGCAGAAGGTAAGCGGAATCTTCAAGTTGAGCAGGATGAAGAGGATGACTTACAGACAATTCTTGAGTCGCTTAAAAATCGTCAAGAAGCACGTAAGGCCACATTTCTAGATGATTTGGATGAAGAGGATGTGCCCTCTATAGATGTTGAGCGTGCCCCTGTTATCTTGCAGAAAGAAAATGCTGCGATAGAGAGAATGCAACAAGAAATACAGCAGTTGAAGTCTCTGCTTGAGCAGCAAGTTCAGGTGCCTTCACGGAAGATTTGGGTTGAAGAGGCTGTGCAGCGTAAACCCGTCGCTCCTTTAGATGTATCAGAAAAGCTGGTTAAGCGGTTTGAAAAAATTGGTCTCACTAGTACTTTAATTACTCAGCTTACACGGGGTCTTGAAGCAGATCTTGAGATAGCAAAGGCTTGGCGGGTTACATTGTCAAAACTAACGGATGCTGTGCCTGTTATGAGTGAAGACTATATAGACAGGGGAGGGATGATTGCCTTTGTTGGTCCTACTGGTGTTGGTAAGACTACTTCCATTGGAAAGTTAGCCGCGCGTTATGTGCTTCAGCATGGTAGCGCTAGTTTGGCGCTTGTTACGACAGATACTTATCGTATTGCAGCACATGAGCAGTTAAGAACCTTCGGTCGGATTTTGGATGTGCCAGTTAGAGTGGTGGATGAGAATAACCCCTTGGAAGATGTATTGTTGTCGTTGCGGGGAAAACGTCTAGTATTAATTGATACAGCAGGTATGAGTCATCATGAAGGTCCAAGTGAAGCTCAAAAAGAGATGCTTACGAGCGTTTCCGTTAGGCTCAAAAAACTGTTGGTACTTTCGTGTTCAAGTCAGCGCCAAGTGTTGGAAGATGCCTATGATAACTACCAGAGCATTGGCTTAAACGGGTGTGTTTTGAGTAAGCTGGATGAATCGGGCAGTTTAGGGGAGGCTTTAAGTCTGGTGGTAGAAAAGTCGCTGCCTATAGCTTATGTCACTGATGGTCAAAAAGTACCCGATGATATTGAAGTCGCACAACGTAATGATCTCGTGAGCAGGGCGGTAATTACTGCACAAAAAACACTGGAAAGGGAGCGTGAGCGCGCGTTGTCTTCAACGGGAGGATCGTCTGAACTGTCGTCAGCCGGCTAA
- a CDS encoding protein phosphatase CheZ: MTEADLHRGLDGFESLLQEKATELVTVLESGDINNALTIINDLQQVKHLAFYNEVGYLTRGLHEAIKSFSDDVKVQGEAENAQDDSIQGMADASERLSYVIELTEKTSHETMDRVDKSLALVDKMDDQSRRFAGLLSMVGQLEAEFEGLRGGYDRTCQLKQESEQTVKDLRAELTEILVAQSYQDITGQLIRRVITLVTQVEGSLVQLMDMAAKVERISGLSTEKPASNTNQKAKKDPIEAEGPQLSGKNNPDVASDQDDVDDLLSSLGF, from the coding sequence ATGACTGAAGCAGATTTGCATCGTGGGTTGGATGGTTTTGAATCCTTGCTGCAGGAAAAAGCGACTGAGCTGGTTACAGTGTTGGAAAGTGGCGATATAAACAATGCGCTGACTATTATAAATGACCTGCAGCAAGTTAAGCATTTGGCCTTTTATAATGAAGTCGGGTATCTGACAAGAGGCCTTCATGAAGCAATTAAGTCTTTTTCTGATGATGTGAAAGTTCAAGGCGAAGCTGAAAATGCACAAGATGACTCTATTCAAGGCATGGCTGATGCATCTGAAAGGCTAAGCTATGTTATTGAGCTGACTGAAAAAACTTCTCATGAAACAATGGATCGTGTCGATAAGTCGTTAGCGTTAGTTGATAAAATGGATGATCAGAGTAGGCGCTTTGCCGGTTTGTTATCGATGGTAGGGCAGCTGGAAGCTGAGTTTGAGGGGTTGAGAGGTGGATATGACCGTACTTGCCAGCTTAAACAAGAGTCAGAACAAACAGTTAAAGATTTGCGGGCTGAACTCACAGAGATATTAGTCGCTCAAAGTTACCAAGATATAACGGGGCAGCTTATCCGTCGTGTAATAACTCTAGTAACTCAAGTGGAAGGTAGCTTAGTGCAGCTTATGGATATGGCTGCAAAAGTTGAGCGCATAAGCGGTTTAAGTACAGAGAAGCCAGCAAGTAACACTAACCAGAAAGCTAAAAAAGACCCAATTGAAGCAGAAGGGCCACAACTCTCGGGGAAAAATAATCCAGACGTGGCCTCTGATCAAGATGATGTTGATGATTTGTTATCAAGTTTGGGTTTTTGA
- a CDS encoding MinD/ParA family protein, protein MKKQHSVKVIAVTGGKGGVGKTNVSVNLSIALGEMGRRTVLMDADLGLANVDVMLGLRPKKNISDVLSGECRLTDVMLDVTDNVKIVPACSGTQEMTSLSAHEHAELVYAFNEVAEEIDVLVIDTAAGISESVVSFVRAAQEVLVVVCDEPTSITDAYALIKLLNRDYRMTRFRVLANMVETDVEGRNMFSKLSTVTDRFLDVTLQYVGSIPYDEHVRKSVRRQIPVLKAFSKCKAAIAYRQLAKKVDDWPVQDAPRGHLEFFVERLVQGV, encoded by the coding sequence ATGAAAAAACAGCACTCAGTGAAAGTTATCGCGGTTACCGGTGGTAAAGGTGGCGTTGGTAAAACGAATGTTTCGGTTAATTTGTCTATAGCCTTGGGTGAGATGGGGCGCCGAACCGTGTTAATGGATGCAGACCTTGGTTTGGCTAATGTTGATGTTATGTTGGGTTTGCGTCCCAAAAAGAATATTAGCGATGTGCTGTCTGGAGAGTGCCGGCTAACTGATGTGATGCTCGATGTGACTGATAATGTGAAAATTGTTCCAGCCTGCTCGGGAACTCAGGAGATGACATCACTTAGTGCTCATGAGCATGCAGAGTTAGTCTATGCTTTTAATGAAGTAGCAGAAGAAATTGATGTGCTAGTAATTGATACTGCTGCCGGTATTTCCGAGTCGGTGGTGAGTTTTGTGCGTGCCGCTCAAGAGGTGCTTGTGGTGGTTTGTGATGAGCCTACTTCCATAACTGATGCTTATGCGCTTATCAAGTTATTGAATAGAGATTATCGCATGACTCGCTTTAGAGTCTTGGCGAATATGGTAGAAACTGATGTTGAAGGTAGAAATATGTTTAGTAAACTTTCAACGGTAACGGATCGTTTTCTGGATGTAACACTTCAATACGTTGGCTCAATACCTTATGATGAGCATGTAAGGAAATCTGTTCGACGCCAAATACCTGTTTTGAAAGCATTTTCTAAATGCAAAGCAGCAATTGCGTATCGGCAACTCGCTAAGAAAGTAGATGACTGGCCAGTCCAAGATGCTCCGCGAGGGCATTTGGAGTTCTTTGTGGAGCGCTTGGTTCAGGGTGTTTAA
- a CDS encoding chemotaxis protein CheA — MSLDVDHEILEDFLVEAGEILEQLSEQLVDLEKSPDDNDLLNSIFRGFHTVKGGAGFLQLDAMVDCCHKAENLFDLLRNGSVKVTPELMDVVLQSLDAVNIMFGNVRAGEVLEAASPALLQKLADFASGKVESEHEPVLDVIVAPVEEVFVEESAQSSAPSVPSADSANDEFDMLLDDVLPEAEAVVEDDGLITEDEFEALLNDLHGDGAPGVSSEPEIVESKEAADSGLISEDEFENLLDELQSHGQGAFASTENAAPAMPVETAPAPEPEPKVEHQVSEPANTVKNTAATPAAASSNKTVVTESNVRVDTRLLDKIMNMVGELVLVRNRLVRLGGAREDEEMTKALGILDMVTADLQMSVMKTRMQPVKKVFGRFPRLIRDLSRSLKKEIRLELRGEETDLDKNLVEALADPLIHLVRNSVDHGIESPEIREGTGKAREGHVLLSAEQEGDHILLIIQDDGAGMDPEKLRMLAVDRGMLDQEAANRLSEQECFNLIFQAGFSTKTEVSDVSGRGVGMDVVKTKITQLNGTLHIDSVLGQGTRIAIQVPLTLAIMPTLMVMLENQAFALPLVNVNEIFNLDLTKTNVVDGQQVIIVRDQALPLFHMKRWLVEGQENAELPEQGHVVILTVGTLRVGFVVDQLVGQEEVVIKPLGTILHGTPGLSGATITGDGRIALIIDIPNLLKRYAS; from the coding sequence ATGAGCTTGGATGTTGACCACGAAATTCTCGAAGATTTTCTTGTTGAGGCAGGAGAGATACTAGAACAGCTATCTGAGCAGCTAGTTGATCTTGAAAAATCCCCAGATGATAATGATCTTTTGAACTCGATTTTTCGGGGCTTCCATACTGTAAAGGGTGGTGCTGGTTTTCTTCAATTAGATGCAATGGTGGATTGCTGTCATAAAGCTGAAAATTTATTCGACTTGCTCCGTAATGGAAGTGTCAAAGTAACTCCTGAGCTCATGGACGTAGTGTTACAGTCGCTAGATGCCGTAAATATAATGTTTGGCAATGTGCGAGCGGGTGAAGTGCTAGAAGCGGCTTCGCCGGCCTTGTTACAAAAATTGGCAGATTTTGCGTCGGGCAAAGTTGAATCTGAACATGAGCCTGTACTTGATGTAATAGTTGCTCCTGTTGAAGAGGTCTTTGTAGAGGAATCAGCTCAATCTAGTGCGCCTTCGGTTCCCAGTGCAGACTCTGCAAATGATGAGTTTGATATGTTGCTGGATGATGTCCTTCCTGAGGCAGAGGCCGTCGTCGAAGATGACGGTCTCATTACTGAAGATGAGTTTGAAGCGTTACTGAATGACCTGCATGGTGATGGTGCACCGGGGGTCTCCTCTGAACCTGAGATTGTTGAAAGCAAAGAGGCTGCTGATAGTGGTTTAATTTCAGAAGATGAGTTTGAGAATTTACTAGATGAATTGCAATCTCATGGTCAGGGAGCCTTTGCAAGTACTGAGAATGCTGCACCTGCTATGCCTGTTGAGACTGCGCCTGCGCCGGAACCGGAACCTAAAGTCGAGCATCAGGTAAGTGAACCTGCTAACACTGTGAAAAATACGGCAGCTACACCCGCTGCAGCTTCTTCTAATAAAACCGTAGTAACTGAAAGTAATGTTCGAGTTGATACGCGCTTATTAGATAAAATCATGAACATGGTTGGAGAGCTGGTTTTAGTACGAAACAGATTGGTTCGTTTAGGTGGTGCTCGTGAAGACGAGGAGATGACCAAAGCGCTAGGCATTCTTGATATGGTGACAGCGGACTTGCAAATGTCCGTAATGAAAACCCGCATGCAGCCAGTCAAGAAAGTGTTTGGGCGCTTTCCCCGCTTGATCCGTGACCTATCACGCAGCTTGAAGAAAGAGATACGTCTTGAGCTGCGCGGTGAAGAAACCGACCTTGATAAAAATCTCGTTGAAGCGTTAGCCGATCCTCTAATACATTTAGTTCGCAACTCTGTTGATCATGGTATTGAATCTCCTGAAATTCGTGAAGGAACCGGAAAAGCCCGTGAAGGACATGTCCTATTATCGGCGGAGCAAGAAGGTGACCACATTCTGTTGATAATACAGGATGATGGCGCTGGAATGGATCCTGAGAAGTTGCGTATGTTGGCGGTTGATCGTGGGATGTTGGATCAAGAAGCAGCTAACCGGCTTTCAGAGCAAGAGTGCTTCAACTTGATCTTTCAAGCAGGCTTTTCAACCAAAACTGAAGTGTCAGACGTATCTGGTCGTGGCGTTGGCATGGATGTGGTTAAAACTAAGATTACACAGTTAAATGGCACTTTGCATATAGATTCTGTTTTAGGACAGGGCACTCGAATTGCTATTCAAGTTCCGCTGACATTGGCGATTATGCCAACCTTGATGGTTATGCTGGAGAACCAGGCCTTTGCATTACCATTAGTTAACGTTAATGAAATTTTTAATCTTGATCTAACAAAAACGAATGTAGTTGATGGCCAGCAGGTGATCATTGTTAGGGATCAGGCTTTGCCTTTATTTCATATGAAACGTTGGTTAGTGGAAGGGCAGGAAAACGCTGAACTTCCTGAACAAGGACATGTGGTTATTCTTACTGTCGGGACTTTGCGGGTTGGCTTTGTGGTTGATCAGCTAGTAGGGCAAGAAGAAGTCGTGATTAAGCCTTTGGGCACTATTTTGCATGGTACTCCTGGGTTATCAGGAGCCACTATTACTGGTGATGGTCGAATTGCTCTAATTATTGATATTCCTAATTTGTTGAAGCGTTACGCGTCTTAG